A single genomic interval of Camelina sativa cultivar DH55 chromosome 11, Cs, whole genome shotgun sequence harbors:
- the LOC104728772 gene encoding auxin-responsive protein SAUR72-like has translation MKNPVVKTWRKMKSFGHTSSSTTATVKKSKSWTGSISLEDANSIESKGKMRRKESPQHGVFTVCVGPTKQRVVVKTKLVNHPLFRNLLEDAENEYGYRGDGPIVLPCEVDFFFKVLAEMNAGKGDFEFQGEHHKDNSSPRLAYPKLPTLILWEGDLSG, from the exons ATGAAGAATCCGGTGGTGAAGACATGGAGAAAAATGAAGTCCTTTGGGCATACAAGCTCTTCGACGACGGCCACGGTCAAGAAGAGCAAGTCTTGGACAGGCTCTATTTCTCTAGAGGATGCTAATAGTATCGAATCAAAAGGTAAGATGAGGAGGAAAGAGTCTCCCCAACATGGGGTTTTCACGGTTTGCGTGGGTCCGACGAAACAAAGGGTCGTGGTGAAGACGAAATTGGTGAACCATCCATTGTTCAGGAACTTGTTAGAAGATGCAGAGAATGAATATGGATATAGAGGCGATGGACCCATTGTTCTTCCTTGCGAggttgacttcttcttcaaggtttTAGCCGAGATGAA TGCAGGGAAAGGTGATTTCGAGTTTCAGGGTGAGCACCACAAAGACAACAGTTCTCCTCGACTGGCATACCCCAAATTACCAACCTTGATCTTGTGGGAAGGCGATTTAAGTGGGTGA
- the LOC104725576 gene encoding probable UDP-arabinopyranose mutase 4: MAGYNLEAAPLKDDVDIVIPTIRSLDFLEQWRPFLQHYHLIIVQDGDPSINIRVPDGYDYELYNRNDINRILGPRASCISYKDGGCRCFGFMVSKKKYIYTIDDDCFVAKDPSGKEINVIAQHIKNLETPSTPHYFNTLYDPFRDGTDFVRGYPFSLREGVQTAISHGLWLNIPDYDAPTQLVKPRERNTRYVDAVMTIPKGVLYPMCGMNLAFNRELIGPAMYFGLMGEGQPISRYDDMWAGWAAKVVCDHLGFGVKTGLPYLWHSKASNPFVNLKKEHKGLHWQEEMVPFFQNLRLSKESDTATKCYMELSKMTKENLTKVDPYFENLADAMVTWIEAWDELNPPVKNEACDEELNPPVKKGTIKDVKAK, from the exons ATGGCTGGCTACAACCTCGAAGCGGCACCTTTAAAGGACGATGTGGATATTGTGATCCCAACCATTAGAAGCCTCGACTTTCTTGAACAATGGAGACCATTTTTGCAGCATTACCACTTGATCATTGTCCAAGATGGAGACCCTTCGATCAATATCCGAGTTCCTGATGGTTATGACTACGAGCTCTACAACCGCAATGATATCAACAGGATCCTTGGTCCAAGAGCTAGTTGTATCTCCTACAAGGATGGTGGTTGTCGTTGCTTTGGCTTCATGGTGTCCAAAAAGAAGTATATCTACACCATTGATGATGATTGCTTT gtggcaAAGGATCCAAGTGGGAAAGAGATCAATGTGATAGCTCAGCACATAAAGAACCTTGAAACACCTTCAACACCACACTACTTCAACACTCTCTATGACCCTTTTAGAGATGGAACTGATTTCGTCAGAGGGTATCCTTTCAGTTTAAGGGAAGGTGTCCAAACCGCCATATCTCATGGCCTTTGGCTCAACATCCCTGATTACGATGCTCCAACCCAACTCGTAAAGCCCCGCGAACGTAACACCAG GTATGTTGATGCAGTAATGACAATCCCAAAAGGAGTATTGTACCCAATGTGTGGCATGAATCTTGCTTTCAACAGAGAGCTTATTGGACCTGCTATGTACTTCGGCCTTATGGGTGAAGGCCAGCCCATTTCCCGGTATGATGACATGTGGGCTGGTTGGGCAGCCAAGGTGGTGTGTGACCACTTGGGCTTTGGGGTCAAGACCGGTTTGCCGTATCTATGGCACAGCAAAGCCAGTAACCCGTTCGTAAACCTGAAGAAAGAGCACAAGGGACTCCACTGGCAAGAAGAAATGGTTCCTTTCTTCCAAAACCTTCGTCTCTCCAAAGAATCTGACACCGCAACTAAGTGCTATATGGAACTTTCGAAgatgacaaaagaaaatctCACTAAAGTGGATCCTTACTTTGAAAACTTGGCAGATGCAATGGTCACTTGGATTGAGGCGTGGGATGAGCTTAACCCGCCGGTTAAGAATGAGGCGTGCGATGAGGAGCTTAACCCGCCGGTTAAGAAGGGCACTATCAAAGATGTCAAGGCCAAATGA